The window ACAGTGCGCACAGTTTCGCGCCGATGACGCTGGGCGTGCAGCCTGGCCAGGATGTGCTCACCGTACCCTCCCTCGCCGCCAAGCTGGAGGCGCTGCTGCGCGGACTGGGCTGCGGCTCGATGCCCGAGCCGCTGCTGCGCCGCCATGCCGAGGCCGGTCGGCTGGTGATCAAGCAGACCACGCTGCCGACGCGCAACCTCGGCCTGCACTACGCCTGGCATGCGCCGGGCAACAGCGCGCCGGGCCTGGCCTTGCAATGGTGGCTGTCACAGCTGCGCAGCGGGGCCACGCAGCGGGCGCTGCTGGAGCAGCACGCCGGGCTGGTGCTCTGAGCATCTGAACCCGGCGGCGCCCCGTTCAATCGGTGCAGACGCGCTGCACCCAGCAGGCTGCGGCCAGCACGTCGGCCGCGCCGCCGGGTGACAGGCGCCGCGCCACGAACTCGCGGTGGATGGCTTCGGCCTGCGCTGACGCATCGCCCTGCGCGGCGCCGCCGGCCGCGAGGAAATTCGCCGCGGCACCCTGCGCGTAGCGCAGTCCCGGCAGGCCGCCGCGGTGGGCCAGGTTGGTGTCGTCCAGCACGGCGATCACGTGGAACAACGCCTCGAGCCGTGCGGCGCGCACAGCGAGGCCGTGCGCCAGCGCCCGGCGTAGCGCTGGCACGGCCACGTCGAACAGCACCGGCAGGCCCAGCGCGGCTTCCTCGCTGGCACCGCGCAGGCCGTGCTGCTGCGTCACGCGCTGGCCGGCCGAGGACCGCGGCCGCGCGCAGCGCGCCTGCAAGGCCGCGCCCCAGCCGCGCCGCAGCGCGGCCCGCAGCGCGGCCGGCGTGCACGGGCCGCCCTGCGCGAGCACCGCGCCGGCACTGGCGCACAGCAGACCCAGCGTGAACACCGCGCCGCGGTGGGTGTTGATGCCACCGGTGGCGCACAGCATGCGCCGCTCCGCGTCGATGCCCAGCCGCTCCAGCGCGTCGAAGCCTGCCTGCTGCGCGCCGAGCGCCGCCGCCTGCGGGAAGTAACGTCGCAACGCGAACAGGCTGCGCATGAAAGTGGTGGCGTCCATGTCGGCATGGCTGCCGCGGTCGATGAACGACACCAGACCGGGCTTCGGGTAGAGCGCCAGCTCCTCGTACAGCGCCACCGTGGCGGCCCGGCCGATGCGCTGCGCGGCGCCATGCACCGGGCCCGCTGCGACAGCGGTGCCGACCACGGCCCGCTGCAGCGCGCCATGCGCGCCGGCTCGCGGTTCAGGCCGCATCGAGCACGCGCTGGATCACCGCCGCCGCGAGCCGGCGCCCGCCGCGCGTCCGACCGTCGGCGGCGCGCACGTCCTCGCCGGAGGCCGAGGCCAGGGCCTCGCGCAGCGCCACCGCCAGATCGCCCGTCCACAGCCTGCGCACGCCGCCCATCGCCACGTAGTTCTCCACGCCGGGTGCGAACACCGGGTTGCTGCGCGAGAGCTCGGTGAGCCGGTCTTCGGAGATCTTGGTGACGCGCGCCATCGCCGGGATGCGCATCACGCGGATCTCGGCCTCGGGCAGCGCGTCGCAGGCATCGGCGATCAGCCCGGAGGTGATGAAGCCGCCGGACAACGCCTGGTCGTACACCAGCCCCAGCACGCGGTGACCGCGTCGCCGCGCGAAGTCGATGCTCATCCCCAGATGCGCCATCGCGCGGTTGATCCCCAGCAGTTCGTCCCGGCGGCGCAGCATCTGACCCTGCGTGTCGATCAGCAGCAGGATCGGCCGGCCCGGGTGCTGCGCGACCGTGTCGAGCACGACGCGCGCCTGCTCCAGCGCGAGCCGCACACCGATCGGTGCGTGGTTGGTCGTGCCGATGACCGTGAGTGGGTTCCCGTCGAAGCGCACGTTGCCGCGCAACACATCGCCTTCCTGGGAGATGCCGTGGTCGGCGCCGAACAAGGCCGTGGCCAGTGTGTTCCAGTCCATTCCAGTGCTCCTCAGACCGTGCGCAGGGAGCGCAGGGCATCGACGTCGAGGTCGGGCACGCGGGCGGCGTCGGCCACGCCCAGCAGCCCCCACAGTGCCACCGCCTCGTCGCTGTCGAGCGCGTCGGGCAGCAGCCGCAGCCGCCTAGCGAGCAGCGCGTGTTCACGCTCCAGCGTCTCCATCGACACGGGGCGCGATGCGTCGAGCGCGTCGATGGCCGCGGCCCGGAACGCCGCCACGTCGTCCTTCACCAGCACGTCGCAATCGCCGCTGAGCCAGCGGTGCTTGCCACCCGTGGTGCGCCAGACCAGCGCGCGATCTCGGGAATCGAACTCTTCGACGCCTTGCGACGCCTCGATCACCTCCGGACCCGACATCGCCAGCCGGCCCATGTCGCTCATGACCACGCGGTCCGCACAGCGCGCCACGATGCCCATGCCGCCGAAGCAGCCGTTGGCGCCGCCGATCAGCATCACGACCGGGATGCCCGCCGCGCGCACGTCGAGCACCGCGCGCATGACCTCGGACACCGCGATCAGGCCGGCATTGGCCTCGTGCAGGCGCACGCCGCCGGACTCGGCCAGCAGCAGCACCGCCGCCGGCCGGTCGCGCAGCGCCCGCCGCAGCAGGCCGACCAGCTTGGCGCCATGCACCTCGCCCACCCCACCGCCCATGAACTCACCTTCCTGGGCGGCGACGAAGACCGTGTGGCCCTCGAGCGTCGCGCGGCCGATGGCGACGCCATCGTCGAAGGCCGAGGGCACGCCGAGCTGTTCGAGGTGCGGGCTGATGACGCGCTCGGTCGGCGGCAGCCATTCGTGGAATGTCGCGGCGTCGAACACCCGCGCCAGCCGCTCCCGGGCCGAGCATTCTGCGAAGCTGATCATGGTTGCCCTCCGGCGATCCCGGCCACCGCCTGGTCGAGCCGCAGACTAACGACCGCCGGCGTGGCGCCCATGTCGTTGATCGAGATGCGCAAGCCGGACAGCGGCTGGCGCTCGTGAAAGTCGGTCATCACGGCCTGCCAGATCGCGCCGAAGCCACGCGCCGACGTCACGACGCGAATCTCGCAATCCGGGCGTTCTGCGGCCTCGAGCATCACCTCGAGGTTGCCCGATCCGACCACGCCGACCAGCACGGGGGCGAAGCTGCCCGCCGGCCGGCCACCGCTGAACGAGAAGACCAGGGTCTCGAGCCCTGAGGGGACGTCGCTCATGCTTGGGAATCTCCTGCTACCAGTTTCTGAACCGGCGGGGGGGTTGGTACAAGCCGCCCGACGCGTCCACCAGATCACGCATGCTGCGGGCCGCCAGCAGATTGCGCGTCGCCTGGCGTGGATCGATGCCGAGGTCCTGCGGCCGGCGGATCACGCCGCGGTCGCGCAGGTTCTCGACGGCGCGCCGGTCGCGCGCCAATCCCACGGCGGTGTAGCCGGCGACGCCCCGGATCGCCTGCTCGCGCTCGGCGTCGCTGCGGCATAGCAGCAGGTTCGCGATCCCTTCCTCGGTCAGGATGTGCGACACGTCCTCGCCGTAGATCATGATCGGCGGCAGGGCCATGCCGGACTGTTCCTGCAGCGTCCAGGCGTCGAGCCTTTCGACGAAGGCCGGTTGCATGTGTTCGCGGAAGGTCTCGACCATCTGGACCACCAGCTTCTGCCCGCGCGGCGTGCCCGCCGCACCGCTGCGGCCGGAGCGCGCCTCGCGGCCGGCCTTCAGCCAAGCGGGGCTGGCGTGGCGCCGGCCGCGCGCGTCGGCGCCCATGTTGGGCGCGCCACCGAAGCCGGCGATGCGTCCCAGCGTGGCGGTGGAGCTGTTGCCGTCAAGATCCATCTGCAGGGTCGAGCCGATGAACATGTCGCAGGCGTAGTGCCCGGCCGCCTGGCAGAAGGCCCGGTTGCTGCGCAGGCTGCCGTCCGGCCCGGTGAAGAACACATCGGAGCGGGCGCGGACGTAGTCCTCCATGCCGAGCTCGGAGCCGAAGGAGTGCACCGATTCGACCCACCCGGCCTCGATGGCCGGAATCAGCGCCGGGTGCGGGTTCAAGGCCCAGTGCTTGCCGATCTTTCCTTTCAGCCCCAGCGATTCGCCGTAGGTCGGCAACAGCAGCTCGATCGCCGCCGTGTCGAAGCCGATGCCGTGGTTCAGGCGCTGCACGCCGTACTCGCCGTAGATGCCCTTGATCGCCATCATGGCCATCAGCACCTGGATCTCGCTGATCTGCGCGGGATCGCGGGTGAAGAGCGGTTCGATGAAGTTGGGGTGCGGCGCCTTCACCACGAAGCTGACCCAGTCGGCCGGGACGTCGACGCGCGGCAGCGTGGTGGTCTTGCCATCGACCAGTTCGTTGACCTGCGCGATCACGATGCCGCCGGAAAACGCCGTCGCCTCCACGATGGCCGACGTGTCTTCGGTATTGGGGCCGGTGTAGAGGTTGCCTTGTGCGTCGGCCGCCTGCGCGGCGACCAGGGCCACCTTGGGCGTGAGGTCGACGAAGTAGCGCGCGAACAGTTCGAGGTAGGTGTGGATCGCGCCGATCTCGATGCGCCCGCCCGACACCAGCTGGGCCAGCCGTGCGCCCTGAGGTCCCGAGAAGCTGAAGTCGAGCCGCGATGCGACGCCGTTCTCGAAGATGTCCAGATGCTCCGGCAGGGCCAGCACCGACTGCACCATGTGCAGTCCGTGGACCCGCTTCGGATCGATCTTCACCAGCGCCTTCGCCAGGAAATCGGCCTGCTTCTGGTTGTTGCCTTCGAGGCAGACGCGATCTCCGGAAGCGATCACCGCCTCGAGCAGGGTGGTGATCGCCGCGGCATCGACGCACTTGCCGGTGAGCCGTGCGCCGAGCGCGCTGCTCGCGCGCGCCAGCCGGGCGGCACGCTCGTCGGCCTTGGAGTTCCAGTGTCTGGCTTCCATGGATTTCCGATGGGTTGGATTGAATTCAGACCGCGCTCACCGGCCGCCTCAGAGCACGACGAAGAGCAGCCACACCACCACCGGGGCCACCAGCGTCACGATGGCGCCGTACACCAACAGCTGCCGGAAGAACACGTCGCGGTCGATGCCCTTCGCGTTGGCAAGAACCAGTGCGCCATTCGTGGAGAACGGGCTCACGTCGACGATGGTCGACGACACCGCCATCGCGGCGATGAAGCCGATGGCGCTGACGCCGGCATCGCCCTCCAGGAAGGGCACCGCCAGTGGAATCAGCGACCCGAGCACCGCGGTCGAGGAGGCGAAGGCGGACACCACCGCGCCGACGAAGCACAACAGCAGCGCAGCCATCAGCGGCGAGGTGAGTCCCGCGACGCTGTGCCCCACGAAATCGATCGTGCCCATCTTGTCCATCACACCCACGAAGGTGCTGACGCCCACGATCAGCATGATCTCCGGCCACGACACCTGCCCCAGAGCGCGCTTCTGCAGGTTGGGCGCCATCAGCGTCAGCAGCAGGCCGATGGAGATCGACACGAAGCCGATGTCCTGCTTGAAGAACAGCGTCAGCACGGCCAGTCCGATCAGGCCGGCCACGGTGGCCAGCTGATAGGTGCGTGAACCCGTGTCCGCGGATGCCACCGGTGCGGCATTCATCAGGGAATCGTCGTCCCGAATGGCGGTGCGGTGCTCTTCCGTGAGCGCCTCTGCTTCGGCATCGCCGTATACCTGGGCTCCGCCCTGACCGTGCGCTGTGCGGCGCACGGCAGGGACTTCGCCACTCGCGTCGGCCTTCTGACGCAGCAGCTTCATGCCGCCGAACATGAAGAACAGCAGCAGCGACACCGTCAAGTTGACCCCCAGGCTCGCCAGCATGGTCGTCATCTCGCTGAGCGGCAGGCCCGCCTTGGCGACGATCTTGTTGGTGATGCCGCCGTAGATGCTGATCGGCGAGAAGCCGCCGCCCTGCGCGCCGTGCACGACCATCAAGCCCATCATCAGCGGATTGATGCCGTACTTGGCCGCGAAACCGAGCGCGATCGGCGCGATGATCGCCACGGCCGCGGGACTGACCGCGCCGACGGACGTGAGCAACGCCGCAATGAAGAACATGATCCACGGGATGGCGGCGATGCGCCCGCGTACCGCCCGCACCGCCAGCTTGACGAGCCAGTCGATCGTGCCGTTGTTCTGCGCCAGCGCGAACAGGTAGGTGATGCCGACCAGGGTCAGAAACAGATCGGCGGGGAAGCCCCCCAGGATGGCCTTGGCGTTCAGGCCGGCCACCAGCGTGCCGACAAGGAAGGCGCCGACGAAGGCGATCACGCCCATGTTGATCGGCAGCACGGTGGCGAGCACGAACATGCCGATCAACGTGCAGATGGAAATCCAGTGAGCACTCATCGATTTGTCTCCGACGGGGTTTTGGTACGGCACGCGGGCGCCGTTTGTGCGTGGCCAGAAGGTACGCACGCCGTCCGGGACGATCAATGAAGCAGCGAGGTCGACGATTACGCCGGATGAAACGATCGAGGGTTAACCCGCGAACGCTCATGCCCAGCCTCAAAGGGGCTTGGCCCTTGCGAGTCGGCACACCGCCAGCAGCGCCAGCAGATTCGGATCGCGCTCGCGCGTCCGCAGGAAGTGCAGGCCGATGGTCTGGCGCATCAGGTATCTGGGCTGCAAGGGGATGAACTGCACGTCCTGCGGCATCACGCTGCGCACCCGCCCCGGCAGCAGCGTGCAGCCGATGCCACCGCTCACCAGGTTCATCAGCGAGAAGATGTCGCCGGTCTTCATGACGACGTTCGGCGTGAAGCCGGCGATGCGGAACGACTCCAGGAATCCGCCGTAGGTCACGAAGCCTTCGCTCAGGGAGACGAAACGCTCCTCGGCGCAAGCGGACAGGTCGACCTCCTGCAGCGCCGCATAGCGCGAGCGGGCCGGCGCGGCGAAGAAGATGTCGTCCTCGAACAGCGGTTCCGATTCCACGTCGGCGGCG is drawn from Methylibium petroleiphilum PM1 and contains these coding sequences:
- the mdcB gene encoding triphosphoribosyl-dephospho-CoA synthase MdcB; the encoded protein is MQRAVVGTAVAAGPVHGAAQRIGRAATVALYEELALYPKPGLVSFIDRGSHADMDATTFMRSLFALRRYFPQAAALGAQQAGFDALERLGIDAERRMLCATGGINTHRGAVFTLGLLCASAGAVLAQGGPCTPAALRAALRRGWGAALQARCARPRSSAGQRVTQQHGLRGASEEAALGLPVLFDVAVPALRRALAHGLAVRAARLEALFHVIAVLDDTNLAHRGGLPGLRYAQGAAANFLAAGGAAQGDASAQAEAIHREFVARRLSPGGAADVLAAACWVQRVCTD
- a CDS encoding biotin-independent malonate decarboxylase subunit gamma, yielding MDWNTLATALFGADHGISQEGDVLRGNVRFDGNPLTVIGTTNHAPIGVRLALEQARVVLDTVAQHPGRPILLLIDTQGQMLRRRDELLGINRAMAHLGMSIDFARRRGHRVLGLVYDQALSGGFITSGLIADACDALPEAEIRVMRIPAMARVTKISEDRLTELSRSNPVFAPGVENYVAMGGVRRLWTGDLAVALREALASASGEDVRAADGRTRGGRRLAAAVIQRVLDAA
- a CDS encoding biotin-independent malonate decarboxylase subunit beta, producing MISFAECSARERLARVFDAATFHEWLPPTERVISPHLEQLGVPSAFDDGVAIGRATLEGHTVFVAAQEGEFMGGGVGEVHGAKLVGLLRRALRDRPAAVLLLAESGGVRLHEANAGLIAVSEVMRAVLDVRAAGIPVVMLIGGANGCFGGMGIVARCADRVVMSDMGRLAMSGPEVIEASQGVEEFDSRDRALVWRTTGGKHRWLSGDCDVLVKDDVAAFRAAAIDALDASRPVSMETLEREHALLARRLRLLPDALDSDEAVALWGLLGVADAARVPDLDVDALRSLRTV
- the mdcC gene encoding malonate decarboxylase acyl carrier protein, with protein sequence MSDVPSGLETLVFSFSGGRPAGSFAPVLVGVVGSGNLEVMLEAAERPDCEIRVVTSARGFGAIWQAVMTDFHERQPLSGLRISINDMGATPAVVSLRLDQAVAGIAGGQP
- the mdcA gene encoding malonate decarboxylase subunit alpha; this encodes MEARHWNSKADERAARLARASSALGARLTGKCVDAAAITTLLEAVIASGDRVCLEGNNQKQADFLAKALVKIDPKRVHGLHMVQSVLALPEHLDIFENGVASRLDFSFSGPQGARLAQLVSGGRIEIGAIHTYLELFARYFVDLTPKVALVAAQAADAQGNLYTGPNTEDTSAIVEATAFSGGIVIAQVNELVDGKTTTLPRVDVPADWVSFVVKAPHPNFIEPLFTRDPAQISEIQVLMAMMAIKGIYGEYGVQRLNHGIGFDTAAIELLLPTYGESLGLKGKIGKHWALNPHPALIPAIEAGWVESVHSFGSELGMEDYVRARSDVFFTGPDGSLRSNRAFCQAAGHYACDMFIGSTLQMDLDGNSSTATLGRIAGFGGAPNMGADARGRRHASPAWLKAGREARSGRSGAAGTPRGQKLVVQMVETFREHMQPAFVERLDAWTLQEQSGMALPPIMIYGEDVSHILTEEGIANLLLCRSDAEREQAIRGVAGYTAVGLARDRRAVENLRDRGVIRRPQDLGIDPRQATRNLLAARSMRDLVDASGGLYQPPRRFRNW
- a CDS encoding SLC13 family permease, encoding MSAHWISICTLIGMFVLATVLPINMGVIAFVGAFLVGTLVAGLNAKAILGGFPADLFLTLVGITYLFALAQNNGTIDWLVKLAVRAVRGRIAAIPWIMFFIAALLTSVGAVSPAAVAIIAPIALGFAAKYGINPLMMGLMVVHGAQGGGFSPISIYGGITNKIVAKAGLPLSEMTTMLASLGVNLTVSLLLFFMFGGMKLLRQKADASGEVPAVRRTAHGQGGAQVYGDAEAEALTEEHRTAIRDDDSLMNAAPVASADTGSRTYQLATVAGLIGLAVLTLFFKQDIGFVSISIGLLLTLMAPNLQKRALGQVSWPEIMLIVGVSTFVGVMDKMGTIDFVGHSVAGLTSPLMAALLLCFVGAVVSAFASSTAVLGSLIPLAVPFLEGDAGVSAIGFIAAMAVSSTIVDVSPFSTNGALVLANAKGIDRDVFFRQLLVYGAIVTLVAPVVVWLLFVVL